A region of Nostoc sp. 'Peltigera membranacea cyanobiont' N6 DNA encodes the following proteins:
- the asnB gene encoding asparagine synthase (glutamine-hydrolyzing): MCGIVALFSRQEPISETSLKRGIDSLYHRGPDAQKIWISDDGRVGLGHRRLSIIDLTSGDQPISNQDDTLHIIANGEFYDFERIQQDLKQKGYNLRTHSDSEIAIHLYNEFGTQCLHHLRGEFAFVIWDERNQTLFAARDRFGIKPLYYTMHGDTLYLASEVKALLAAGVPANWDREFWFRADLGLFSPDRTFFKNIYQVPPGHFLLASDTNIQLHRYWDFDYPIAGDAQPQQSVEDYIEQVRHTLNESVKLRLRADVPVGCHLSGGIDSSAVLGIAATHATEPITAFTLAFDHEDYNEEAFAREAVAKAGANHQIIPITQSDLAEHFADAIWHCEMVCINAGAAAKYLLSRAVQNAGYKVVLTGEGADEIFGGYVHSLMDMLRYNTKGQDEQTIKHILEELKRNNQVSAAAGFLPEEISKPLANVERLLGFVPTWIEANAKGYAKSLSLYSTAFMAHFGQQDAYRMFFNEIDVKGQLAKREPVHQSLYLWSKTVLPYLFRILGDGAEMAHSTEGRLPFLDHLVVEAVRNIPVSFKIRGMNVKYILREAVKPYLPDTIYNRKKHPFFAPPSTLKQSEPLYQLIQDTLRSSAFASVPFYNQPAVIQFLDQIPEMNENQLASIDPTLMKMLSTCILQERFSLT, encoded by the coding sequence ATGTGTGGAATTGTGGCATTATTCTCAAGACAAGAACCAATTTCCGAGACTTCTTTGAAGCGAGGAATAGATAGCCTGTATCATAGAGGGCCCGATGCACAGAAAATTTGGATTTCTGATGATGGCAGAGTCGGTTTAGGACATAGAAGACTTAGTATTATTGACCTCACTAGTGGAGACCAACCAATTAGCAATCAAGATGACACACTGCATATTATTGCTAATGGAGAGTTTTATGATTTTGAGCGGATACAGCAGGACTTGAAGCAAAAAGGATATAACCTGCGAACACACTCCGACAGCGAAATTGCTATTCATTTATATAACGAGTTTGGGACTCAATGCCTCCACCATTTGCGGGGTGAGTTTGCTTTTGTAATCTGGGATGAGCGCAATCAAACACTCTTTGCCGCTCGCGATCGCTTTGGCATCAAGCCTCTTTACTACACCATGCATGGTGATACACTCTACTTGGCTTCAGAAGTCAAAGCTTTGCTTGCTGCGGGTGTTCCGGCTAACTGGGATCGTGAATTTTGGTTTCGAGCCGATCTTGGACTCTTTAGCCCAGACCGGACTTTCTTCAAGAACATATATCAAGTACCACCGGGACATTTTTTACTCGCATCCGATACCAATATCCAACTGCATCGTTACTGGGATTTTGATTACCCCATCGCTGGGGATGCACAACCCCAACAAAGCGTAGAAGATTACATTGAACAAGTTCGCCATACTTTAAACGAGTCTGTAAAACTGCGGCTAAGAGCAGATGTACCTGTAGGTTGTCACTTGAGTGGAGGAATTGATTCATCTGCGGTGTTAGGAATTGCAGCTACTCATGCAACAGAACCAATTACAGCATTTACCCTCGCCTTCGATCACGAAGACTACAACGAAGAAGCTTTCGCTCGTGAAGCAGTAGCAAAAGCTGGAGCAAACCATCAAATTATTCCCATTACTCAATCTGACTTAGCTGAACATTTTGCAGATGCTATTTGGCACTGTGAAATGGTCTGTATCAATGCTGGTGCTGCTGCTAAGTACCTTTTGAGCCGAGCAGTACAGAATGCAGGTTACAAAGTTGTCCTCACAGGTGAAGGCGCTGACGAAATCTTTGGAGGCTATGTGCATTCGCTGATGGACATGTTGCGTTACAACACCAAGGGTCAAGATGAGCAGACTATCAAGCATATCTTAGAAGAATTAAAGCGTAACAACCAAGTCTCTGCCGCAGCAGGTTTCTTACCTGAAGAAATATCCAAACCTTTAGCTAATGTCGAACGCCTTTTAGGCTTTGTACCCACCTGGATTGAAGCTAATGCCAAAGGATATGCTAAATCTCTTTCTCTGTACTCGACCGCATTTATGGCTCACTTTGGCCAACAAGATGCATATCGTATGTTCTTTAACGAAATCGATGTAAAAGGACAACTTGCAAAGCGAGAGCCTGTTCATCAGTCTCTTTATTTATGGTCTAAAACTGTTTTACCCTACTTATTTAGAATTTTGGGAGATGGCGCAGAGATGGCCCATTCTACCGAAGGGAGACTGCCATTTTTAGATCATTTAGTTGTGGAAGCAGTCCGTAATATTCCTGTTTCATTCAAGATTCGCGGCATGAATGTCAAGTATATATTGCGAGAAGCAGTCAAACCTTACCTTCCAGATACGATCTATAACCGCAAAAAGCATCCATTTTTTGCACCGCCTTCCACATTGAAGCAGAGTGAACCTCTATACCAACTCATCCAAGACACCCTACGTAGTTCAGCATTCGCTTCTGTTCCCTTTTATAACCAACCAGCAGTAATTCAATTCCTTGACCAAATACCAGAGATGAATGAAAACCAACTTGCTTCTATAGATCCTACATTGATGAAGATGCTCAGTACTTGTATTCTCCAAGAGCGGTTCAGCCTCACATAA
- a CDS encoding type I polyketide synthase has protein sequence MHIEGSQPRIAVIGMGCWYPGARDLRQLWENILSRRRQFRESPDRRLPLADYYDPDPTVPDKTYGKRMAVIEGFEFDWASKRIPKTVVETADIAHWVALEVAIAALEDSGYTRANVPGERTGVILGNSLTGEQTRSNNMRLRWPFIQRVIHAAAKAKGLPLQVIDELAIAMQEYYKSVFSPFTEDTLSGNLSNTIAGRICNFFNFHGGGYTVDGACSSSLIAVATAANALSNGDLDLALAGGVDISLDTFELVGFAKTGALTSKDMTVYDKKASGFIPGEGAGFIVLKRLEDARADNDYIYAVLNGWGISSDGKGGLTAPSREGQAKALRRAYNRAGYSLNNVDFIEGHGTGTPVGDRVELEGIALAMGANSETPSRSCGITSFKSLVGHTKAAAGIGGFIKAVMAVNRRVIPPLAGCNEPNEVFDKAAHCLYPVLQGEVRQTTDTLRAGVSAMGFGGINCHVTLESGDAPATQLEPLIDEQALLVSAQETEIFVLSAASIPALLQSIDALLPKVPGLSLSELIDLAAHLAQQLNQQQPVRAALIARLPEELVERLSFLQELLNAKPLAQGEIILNPQQGIWIGNQVQQSRIGFLFPGQGSQKLNMARTLVQRFSWAKELVNQADKWLQEIAAPSISESIYKSVDRAINQEQFEEWSQKIAQTEIAQPAICLASLLWMHYLQHLGLKPIAVGGHSLGELTAFHAAGAFDEQTLICLAAVRGRAMSASGQGMTGSMVSIACSRDKAEELLKQVNGYAVIANINSPTQIVISGEHLSIEQVIELASAQEIKTYKLPVSNAFHSQLVSEAAEYLHNYELVPDTLSKTTIDLVSSVDGKQPPTGLQLRDHFAHQVLAQVDFVSLVKTLEQTCDLLIEVGPGKVLSGLVSDINGLQGLQCLPVEAKPGFDQSLNMMLANVFARGHNINWEALYEGRLIRSFVPASERIFIDNPVERPFHVSATHSSPSLEITSESLLNYSVFGKHNHISPEVLQDYLARRGNFIAEVIRADLQTLPLVATPQNAARTTHTVNGNGFHTAISTLLKPGETNGIVANGNQSVEFLLADLIVQQTGYVKESITAELRLLDDLNLDSIKAGEIVAEAAKLYGVAGKIDPPALANATIQEIAETIRSFMSNDRTPNGNQAASLVSTMGTTDAIASSLTDLIIQQTGYVRESITAELRLLDDLNLDSIKAGEVVAEAAKLFGAAGKIDPPSLANATIQEIAETIHNFIPNNNGNGIKISEPISKVSLKQDFKNQNNGKTPAGGPELTRKQLVRDYIIQNVPEELPSVALGRQMAENWRTANVLILYEFSNADKIAVLCDRLRTQGAQVQSVTFAEVSPQTLTNNVDVTHFIAVLPCTPNTQLSSEARLIGMIERLRSVATPPLASRDHTTVAYVQFSGGYFGAQLPLADIEQCCTVGFAASLHLERIDLKVRVVDFSPTVDPSSLAECVFRELSTPHVYTTVSYDADLKRYVPRPQVQQPVDYLDRQITWSSKDVILVTGGAKGITAECALALAKDTGIRVALVGRSPHPDDNIQQSSSSDITRTLGRFYAEGLTCHYYACDVADYQAVVNLLQKVRQELGEISGVIHGAALNKPRLIEQVSTEAAFDEISPKLLGLINLYKALEATPLKLFAGFSSVIGFTGMQRNAWYGFSNETLDLILRRFKAQYPQTAVISMAYSVWEEVGMGARMGSVRSLNKMGISAIPKDAGVSRFLHLIKNEPADLRVAIAAPMQTLAAFESSGFDTWYPGLFSPPASSKFLEKILIYQPGVEVVLRAHLNLEQDSYLQDHLYKGSYLFPTVFGLEAMAQAVAYVTGKDSLPTVQIKDIRLERPIVVAPDKGVDIEIHAEVLERELKNDPQQVYVTIKTEQTGFAISHFSATFLLGVEINSSVEQVELPEVPLDIEPKADLYSWLLFQGPKFQRLQQIYSLNSHRCVFKTHRNLYSAQEQEQSLDRAQGPFLLGDPYCRDSLLQAGQLVIPQDLCLPIRIDSLEIDRSDRDETGSYIGVTTPQGRKGQQYHSNVFLLAPDGRVMERLSSYQLRILEHREENPTAEDLADPSQRDEQILYRELSNRSPLFKVVAPEISLAYLPGIHALLPTERHQLELPLFHRAIAQLLNNNANLISKVRIQWTESGKPVVVGLAEEKIEVSLSHDERVCFCVAGRGVQGCDIEPVTHRSVEDWVALLSSSRYSLIQQLESKDSVDRAGTRIWTAIEALRKATKAKDINLAIERIEGDSILFSDVTANSQLKVLTFPIQLTRSPERIIALVVVPFRSLNWIAGSI, from the coding sequence ATGCACATAGAAGGATCTCAACCTAGAATTGCGGTTATTGGTATGGGGTGTTGGTATCCTGGCGCAAGGGATTTACGACAACTCTGGGAAAACATCCTTTCGCGGCGACGACAATTTAGAGAATCCCCAGATCGGCGATTACCACTTGCAGATTATTACGATCCAGACCCGACGGTTCCAGACAAAACCTACGGGAAACGGATGGCTGTAATTGAGGGTTTTGAGTTTGATTGGGCAAGTAAGCGCATTCCTAAAACTGTAGTAGAGACAGCAGATATCGCTCACTGGGTAGCATTAGAAGTAGCGATCGCAGCTTTAGAGGATTCAGGTTATACACGGGCAAATGTTCCGGGCGAACGTACAGGGGTAATCCTCGGTAACTCCTTAACAGGAGAACAAACACGCTCTAACAACATGCGACTACGCTGGCCATTTATCCAACGGGTAATACATGCAGCGGCAAAGGCGAAAGGTTTACCATTGCAAGTCATAGATGAACTGGCAATAGCAATGCAAGAATACTACAAGTCAGTATTCTCACCATTTACCGAAGACACATTATCCGGCAACCTTTCTAATACTATTGCTGGGAGAATTTGTAACTTTTTTAACTTTCATGGCGGTGGTTATACAGTAGATGGAGCTTGTTCTTCGTCCTTAATTGCCGTTGCCACTGCTGCTAACGCTTTAAGCAACGGCGACCTCGATTTGGCTCTGGCTGGTGGTGTAGATATTAGTCTAGACACCTTTGAACTAGTAGGATTTGCCAAAACAGGTGCCCTGACTAGCAAAGATATGACCGTTTACGATAAAAAAGCCAGTGGCTTTATCCCTGGAGAAGGGGCTGGCTTCATCGTTTTGAAACGCTTAGAAGATGCTCGCGCTGACAATGATTATATCTATGCAGTGTTGAATGGATGGGGGATATCATCTGATGGCAAAGGAGGTCTAACAGCTCCGAGTCGGGAAGGACAAGCTAAAGCACTACGCCGTGCTTATAACCGAGCCGGTTATAGCTTAAATAACGTTGATTTTATAGAAGGTCATGGTACAGGGACACCAGTAGGCGATCGCGTCGAACTAGAAGGTATTGCCCTAGCTATGGGTGCAAACAGTGAAACACCTTCCCGCTCTTGTGGTATTACCTCTTTCAAATCCCTAGTTGGGCATACCAAAGCCGCAGCAGGCATTGGAGGGTTCATCAAAGCTGTTATGGCTGTTAACCGCCGAGTAATACCGCCATTAGCTGGCTGCAATGAGCCAAACGAAGTATTTGACAAAGCCGCCCACTGTCTTTACCCAGTGCTTCAAGGAGAAGTTCGCCAGACAACAGATACACTCCGGGCTGGAGTCTCTGCAATGGGATTTGGCGGCATCAATTGCCACGTCACTTTAGAATCTGGCGATGCTCCTGCTACTCAACTTGAACCGTTAATTGATGAGCAGGCTTTGTTAGTTTCTGCTCAAGAAACAGAGATTTTTGTCTTGAGTGCAGCATCAATCCCAGCTTTATTACAAAGCATAGATGCATTACTTCCGAAAGTACCAGGATTGAGTTTAAGCGAACTAATTGATCTAGCTGCACATCTTGCTCAACAACTAAACCAACAACAACCAGTACGAGCAGCACTCATCGCCCGTTTACCTGAAGAGTTGGTTGAACGTCTGAGTTTCTTACAAGAATTATTGAACGCTAAACCATTGGCTCAGGGAGAAATAATCCTCAACCCGCAGCAAGGAATTTGGATTGGCAATCAAGTCCAGCAAAGCCGCATCGGTTTTCTCTTCCCCGGTCAAGGTTCTCAAAAATTGAATATGGCCCGTACCCTCGTACAACGCTTTAGCTGGGCCAAAGAACTAGTGAATCAAGCTGACAAATGGCTGCAAGAAATTGCTGCCCCAAGTATTAGTGAGTCGATCTATAAATCTGTAGATCGGGCTATTAATCAAGAGCAGTTTGAAGAATGGTCTCAGAAAATTGCCCAAACTGAAATCGCTCAACCAGCCATTTGCCTCGCTTCTCTCCTGTGGATGCACTACCTCCAACATCTAGGATTAAAGCCGATCGCTGTAGGTGGTCATAGCCTGGGGGAACTAACTGCTTTTCACGCCGCAGGTGCGTTTGACGAGCAAACTTTGATTTGTTTAGCTGCTGTTCGCGGACGTGCCATGTCTGCTTCTGGGCAAGGTATGACAGGAAGCATGGTAAGTATTGCTTGCTCTCGCGACAAAGCCGAGGAATTATTAAAACAAGTCAATGGCTATGCCGTGATTGCAAATATCAATAGTCCCACACAGATAGTCATCTCTGGCGAACACTTGAGCATTGAGCAAGTAATTGAACTGGCCTCTGCCCAAGAAATCAAGACATACAAGCTTCCAGTTTCTAATGCTTTTCACTCTCAACTTGTTTCGGAAGCTGCCGAATATCTACACAACTATGAACTAGTTCCAGATACACTCTCGAAGACCACTATAGACCTTGTTTCATCTGTAGATGGCAAACAGCCGCCAACAGGATTGCAATTGCGCGACCACTTTGCCCATCAGGTACTAGCGCAAGTGGACTTTGTATCGCTGGTGAAAACTTTAGAGCAGACATGCGACCTGCTAATAGAAGTTGGCCCAGGAAAAGTACTCTCTGGATTGGTAAGCGACATCAACGGGTTGCAAGGGCTGCAATGTCTGCCTGTGGAAGCTAAACCTGGATTTGACCAGTCGTTAAACATGATGTTAGCTAACGTATTTGCTCGTGGTCATAACATCAACTGGGAAGCACTTTACGAAGGTCGGCTTATACGTTCTTTTGTACCAGCCTCAGAACGCATCTTCATCGACAATCCTGTAGAACGACCATTTCATGTATCTGCAACGCACTCATCTCCATCCTTGGAAATTACTTCTGAAAGCTTGCTGAATTATTCAGTGTTTGGCAAACATAACCATATTTCACCAGAGGTGCTGCAAGATTATTTAGCTCGACGCGGTAATTTTATTGCTGAAGTTATCCGAGCCGATCTGCAAACTCTGCCTTTAGTCGCAACTCCTCAAAATGCTGCCAGAACAACTCACACAGTTAATGGTAATGGCTTTCATACTGCTATTTCTACCTTACTTAAGCCTGGGGAAACCAATGGCATTGTGGCAAATGGTAATCAGAGTGTTGAGTTTTTATTGGCAGACTTGATTGTTCAACAAACAGGATATGTCAAAGAAAGTATCACAGCAGAATTGCGATTACTTGACGATCTCAATCTGGATTCCATCAAAGCCGGTGAAATTGTCGCAGAAGCCGCCAAGCTATATGGTGTCGCCGGGAAAATTGATCCACCTGCTTTAGCTAATGCCACCATTCAAGAGATTGCCGAAACGATTCGCAGTTTTATGTCAAACGATCGCACTCCGAATGGTAATCAAGCAGCTTCTTTAGTATCGACGATGGGTACAACCGATGCGATCGCCTCCTCACTGACCGACCTGATTATCCAACAAACAGGGTATGTCAGAGAAAGTATCACAGCAGAATTGCGGTTACTCGACGATCTCAACCTCGACTCCATCAAAGCCGGTGAAGTTGTCGCAGAAGCCGCCAAGCTATTTGGGGCTGCTGGGAAAATTGACCCGCCTTCTCTAGCCAATGCCACGATTCAAGAGATTGCTGAAACAATTCATAATTTCATCCCAAATAATAACGGGAATGGAATTAAAATCTCAGAACCGATCTCAAAAGTTTCTTTAAAGCAAGATTTCAAAAATCAAAACAACGGCAAAACACCAGCAGGCGGCCCAGAATTAACACGTAAGCAACTGGTGCGTGATTACATCATCCAAAATGTTCCAGAGGAACTTCCCTCAGTTGCTTTAGGCAGACAGATGGCAGAAAACTGGAGGACTGCAAATGTGCTGATTCTTTACGAATTCAGTAATGCAGACAAAATAGCAGTCTTGTGCGATCGGCTTCGCACTCAAGGCGCTCAAGTTCAAAGTGTAACCTTTGCAGAAGTCAGCCCTCAGACACTAACTAATAACGTCGATGTAACTCACTTCATTGCAGTATTGCCTTGTACACCCAATACCCAATTGTCGTCAGAAGCCCGTTTGATTGGCATGATTGAACGGTTACGCAGTGTCGCCACTCCACCTCTAGCATCCCGTGACCATACAACAGTCGCTTATGTCCAATTTAGTGGAGGATATTTTGGAGCGCAACTACCACTAGCGGATATTGAACAATGCTGTACAGTTGGCTTTGCAGCGAGTTTACATCTAGAACGAATCGATCTCAAAGTTCGGGTAGTTGATTTCTCTCCCACAGTAGATCCCAGCAGTCTGGCAGAATGTGTCTTCAGAGAACTCTCTACTCCCCATGTTTATACAACTGTAAGTTACGATGCCGATCTCAAGCGCTACGTTCCTCGGCCTCAGGTGCAACAACCGGTGGATTATCTAGACCGTCAAATTACTTGGTCATCTAAGGATGTCATCCTCGTCACGGGTGGAGCAAAAGGCATTACTGCCGAGTGTGCCCTGGCTCTAGCTAAAGACACAGGTATCCGTGTGGCACTTGTAGGACGTTCACCTCATCCCGATGACAACATTCAACAAAGTAGTAGTTCTGATATTACCCGTACTCTTGGGCGCTTTTATGCGGAAGGACTAACCTGCCACTACTATGCATGTGACGTTGCTGACTACCAAGCAGTAGTAAATCTCTTGCAAAAAGTCAGACAAGAGCTAGGTGAGATATCAGGAGTAATTCATGGAGCCGCCCTCAATAAGCCAAGACTGATTGAGCAAGTTTCTACAGAAGCAGCATTTGATGAAATCAGTCCTAAACTTCTCGGTTTGATTAATCTATACAAAGCACTGGAAGCTACACCACTGAAGCTTTTCGCCGGTTTTTCCTCGGTCATCGGCTTTACAGGAATGCAACGCAATGCTTGGTATGGCTTCTCTAATGAAACTTTGGATCTGATTTTACGCCGTTTTAAAGCTCAATACCCTCAAACCGCCGTGATTTCAATGGCATATAGTGTCTGGGAAGAGGTAGGAATGGGAGCGCGGATGGGCAGCGTTCGGAGCTTGAACAAAATGGGTATTAGTGCCATTCCCAAAGATGCAGGCGTTAGTCGATTCTTGCATCTAATCAAAAATGAACCCGCAGATTTGCGAGTTGCGATCGCAGCACCAATGCAAACCTTAGCTGCTTTTGAATCGAGTGGTTTTGATACCTGGTATCCAGGATTGTTCTCACCTCCTGCTTCGTCGAAGTTTTTAGAGAAGATTCTGATTTATCAACCAGGTGTAGAGGTTGTTCTGAGAGCGCACCTCAATCTTGAGCAGGATTCATACTTACAGGATCATCTCTATAAAGGTTCATATCTGTTCCCGACTGTATTCGGTTTGGAAGCTATGGCCCAAGCAGTTGCCTATGTCACTGGCAAAGATTCCTTACCAACTGTGCAGATAAAAGATATTCGTTTGGAACGTCCGATTGTTGTAGCTCCTGACAAAGGAGTGGACATAGAAATTCATGCAGAGGTACTTGAGCGAGAACTAAAAAACGATCCACAGCAAGTTTATGTAACTATCAAAACCGAACAGACAGGATTTGCCATCAGCCATTTTTCAGCCACATTTTTACTAGGTGTTGAAATTAATTCATCTGTAGAACAGGTTGAACTTCCAGAAGTACCTCTAGATATTGAGCCGAAAGCGGATCTTTATAGTTGGTTACTGTTCCAAGGCCCCAAGTTTCAGCGTTTACAACAGATTTATAGCCTGAATTCCCACAGGTGTGTATTCAAAACCCACAGAAACTTGTATTCTGCCCAGGAGCAAGAACAATCTTTAGATAGAGCGCAAGGGCCTTTCTTGCTCGGAGATCCTTATTGCAGAGACTCATTGCTGCAAGCTGGACAACTAGTAATTCCGCAGGATCTTTGTTTGCCCATCCGCATCGACAGTCTTGAAATCGATCGATCGGATCGAGATGAAACTGGTTCATATATTGGTGTTACCACACCCCAAGGGAGAAAAGGTCAACAGTATCACAGTAATGTTTTTCTTTTAGCTCCCGATGGGCGTGTTATGGAAAGACTCAGTAGTTATCAATTGCGGATACTAGAACACCGTGAAGAGAATCCCACTGCTGAAGATTTGGCCGATCCTAGCCAGAGGGATGAACAGATTCTTTACAGAGAATTGAGCAATCGATCGCCTTTATTCAAAGTCGTTGCACCAGAGATATCATTGGCTTATCTTCCTGGTATCCATGCACTATTACCCACGGAACGTCATCAACTGGAACTACCTCTATTCCATAGAGCGATCGCTCAACTGCTGAACAATAATGCTAATCTCATATCCAAAGTACGGATTCAGTGGACGGAATCTGGTAAACCAGTAGTTGTAGGACTCGCAGAAGAAAAAATAGAAGTATCGCTTTCCCATGACGAACGTGTTTGTTTCTGTGTTGCCGGTCGAGGAGTGCAGGGTTGTGATATTGAACCGGTAACTCATCGCAGTGTAGAAGATTGGGTTGCCTTACTAAGTTCTTCTCGATACTCATTAATCCAACAGCTAGAAAGCAAAGACTCGGTAGATCGGGCTGGGACGCGGATTTGGACAGCCATAGAAGCCTTGCGTAAGGCGACTAAGGCAAAAGACATTAACCTAGCGATCGAACGCATAGAAGGGGATAGCATTTTATTCAGTGATGTGACTGCTAACAGTCAACTTAAAGTTCTCACTTTTCCCATTCAACTGACACGCAGCCCTGAAAGAATAATTGCCCTAGTTGTTGTCCCATTCCGCTCTTTAAATTGGATTGCTGGCTCAATTTAA
- a CDS encoding DUF302 domain-containing protein: METVIETVNFTATRVIVTSEKSFEEVTNKIETINGKSDNTLFQQMIGAKQSFEQIKSGIESMIGESGFMIFSQVEHGKLMSLAGKNKKAKLYIIGNPLIANQMFEQNPAVGLYVPLRLFVYDDYNGKTHVAYDKPSSLLGQFPNEKISTIMQMLDQKFEEMIGIAT, encoded by the coding sequence ATGGAAACCGTCATAGAAACCGTCAATTTTACAGCAACTCGTGTAATTGTTACTTCTGAAAAGTCATTTGAAGAAGTAACCAATAAGATCGAAACCATTAATGGTAAAAGTGACAACACGCTTTTTCAGCAAATGATTGGTGCCAAGCAATCCTTTGAACAAATCAAAAGTGGAATTGAATCGATGATTGGTGAAAGTGGTTTTATGATATTTTCACAAGTCGAACATGGCAAACTCATGTCTCTTGCCGGCAAAAACAAAAAGGCCAAACTCTACATAATTGGTAATCCATTAATAGCTAACCAAATGTTTGAACAAAATCCTGCCGTTGGTCTTTATGTTCCATTAAGACTATTTGTCTACGATGACTACAATGGCAAGACCCATGTTGCTTACGACAAACCATCATCGCTGCTTGGTCAATTCCCCAACGAAAAGATTTCAACAATTATGCAAATGCTCGATCAAAAGTTTGAAGAAATGATCGGGATAGCTACTTAG
- a CDS encoding response regulator transcription factor — MKKILVIEDTASTRNLFLEGIKAKGFYTIGAENGLIGVQRANEELPDLIVSEIMIPKLNGYSVLTMLRQNPLTATIPFIFVTVKMTRTDIRKAMELGADDYLTKPCTVEELLTAIAACLEKRASLQQQYAVQPQTVAEPPLTDIIKPTAFERIFPPDHQLNKVFSFIEANYHRAITLRDVAVAVGYCPTYLTNLVQKQTGRTVQNWIIQRRMLAARSLLLETDQKIEAIATLVGYQCMVHFFRQFRQHHGTTPQAWRRASATSSLQKHERSNCYETPI, encoded by the coding sequence CTAAAGGTTTTTACACTATAGGTGCTGAAAACGGTCTTATCGGTGTCCAGCGGGCAAACGAAGAGTTACCCGATTTGATTGTCAGCGAGATTATGATACCAAAACTCAATGGTTATAGCGTCCTGACAATGCTGCGCCAAAATCCTCTTACAGCAACTATCCCCTTTATTTTTGTCACTGTCAAAATGACTCGGACTGATATTCGCAAAGCTATGGAATTGGGAGCAGATGACTATCTTACTAAGCCCTGTACGGTAGAGGAATTATTGACAGCGATCGCCGCCTGCTTGGAAAAACGAGCCTCCCTCCAACAGCAGTACGCTGTACAGCCCCAGACAGTTGCAGAACCACCACTAACCGACATCATAAAACCGACTGCCTTTGAGCGCATATTTCCGCCCGACCACCAGTTAAATAAGGTCTTCAGCTTCATTGAGGCCAATTATCACCGTGCGATTACCCTAAGGGACGTAGCTGTTGCAGTCGGTTACTGCCCAACTTACTTGACTAACCTGGTGCAAAAACAAACGGGACGAACAGTGCAAAATTGGATTATTCAGCGCCGAATGCTAGCAGCACGTTCCTTGCTCTTAGAAACCGATCAGAAAATTGAGGCGATCGCTACATTGGTAGGCTATCAGTGTATGGTTCATTTCTTCCGCCAGTTTCGCCAACATCACGGTACAACTCCCCAAGCCTGGAGAAGGGCGAGTGCAACTAGCTCGCTTCAGAAACATGAGCGAAGTAATTGTTATGAGACTCCGATTTGA